The following proteins are co-located in the Echinicola sp. 20G genome:
- a CDS encoding proprotein convertase P-domain-containing protein produces MAKSNKLYTYRNGKKQFLHKKDDQYIVRATPKQLSRMGLNKHLEQVSSASTKVEVDPEILENEMQIVRKNAVAHHAYTREEDDSSFLITDRIIVTFKAPITHDQLSEFMAKYALLLKRKYSDLEYLFQLTDETGMNPIKLVVTITEKEKDLVELCEHDLNHTISKSNIAIPIDPNYISQWHLHKRLTDQEFDIRSSANCENAWKALEHFGDNNVVIGVTDDGCKLNHPDFDSTGKFASWGYMQGLNLIDRDAVSANPNNMYETGADHGTNCCGVVAAEVDANLTVGAAPGCKLLPIKWESSGSSLYISDDKIFTVLEYVKDKVDVLSNSWGSSPHGNYASFVVNKIKSLAQNGGRRGKGIVFLWAAGNENCPINFSGNQNIPYTSGYGYGPTGSVQWVGVQTSKNFSHNLGGIPGVMFVAALASNAQRSHYSNYGPDISVTAPSSNIHKYYRMSVPGLGITTTSGDSSLIDNEFGGTSSATPLVAGIAGLVISANPNLSAYEVISILQRTASKDLNMSAYSRTPPASYDPDTSWDISPVSPFHQGDFTDQGYADGTWSPWFGFGKVDAEAAVVAALGILPPTPSPQEEEVNVSSSPNLAIPDRDEAGVFDEITINEAGTVGSLSVEIDISHTYIGDLKIALSSPDGTTILLHNRNGGGSNDLEVAYDEQSLPALLAFKGKEIKGKWKLQVTDHALQDIGTVNSWQLRIQKSTSQQNIEVSESPGIKIPDSDPIGISRELNIDETGLIQEIEVKLDITHTYIGDLLVTLISPSSTKIILHNKTGGSSNNLIKNFSMTNTPILQSLSNENAKGKWKLHVADTFSKDIGKLNSWALSMSLK; encoded by the coding sequence ATGGCCAAGTCAAATAAATTGTACACCTATCGAAATGGAAAGAAACAATTCTTACATAAAAAGGATGACCAATACATTGTTCGAGCTACACCGAAGCAGTTGAGCAGAATGGGACTAAACAAGCATCTAGAACAAGTTTCATCAGCTTCTACTAAAGTAGAGGTTGATCCGGAGATTTTGGAAAATGAGATGCAAATTGTCCGAAAAAATGCCGTTGCTCATCATGCTTACACTCGGGAAGAAGATGACAGTAGTTTTTTAATTACTGACAGAATAATCGTCACTTTCAAAGCACCAATTACACATGATCAACTAAGTGAGTTTATGGCAAAATATGCCCTGTTGCTTAAAAGGAAGTACAGTGATTTGGAGTATCTTTTTCAGCTTACCGATGAGACAGGAATGAACCCCATCAAGCTTGTGGTTACCATAACAGAGAAAGAAAAAGATCTCGTGGAATTATGCGAGCATGACCTCAACCATACCATTTCCAAAAGCAATATCGCCATTCCAATTGACCCTAATTATATTTCGCAATGGCACCTGCACAAAAGGTTAACCGATCAGGAATTTGACATAAGGTCTTCAGCCAATTGCGAAAATGCCTGGAAAGCCTTGGAGCATTTTGGTGACAATAATGTAGTCATAGGGGTTACTGACGATGGTTGTAAGCTCAACCATCCAGACTTTGACTCAACAGGAAAGTTTGCCTCTTGGGGATACATGCAAGGACTCAACTTAATTGACCGTGATGCGGTCAGTGCCAATCCCAATAACATGTATGAAACTGGAGCTGACCATGGAACCAATTGCTGTGGGGTTGTTGCTGCTGAAGTAGATGCCAACCTTACTGTTGGGGCTGCTCCAGGCTGCAAGCTTTTGCCCATCAAATGGGAATCCAGTGGAAGTAGTTTGTACATCAGTGATGACAAGATTTTCACCGTTTTGGAATATGTCAAAGATAAAGTAGACGTACTTTCCAATTCCTGGGGAAGTTCTCCACATGGCAATTACGCTTCTTTTGTGGTCAACAAAATCAAATCACTTGCACAGAACGGGGGAAGAAGAGGCAAAGGAATAGTATTTCTTTGGGCAGCGGGCAATGAAAACTGTCCTATCAACTTCTCAGGAAATCAAAACATCCCCTATACAAGCGGATATGGGTATGGTCCTACAGGATCAGTTCAATGGGTGGGTGTTCAAACTTCCAAAAACTTTAGTCACAATTTGGGAGGAATACCAGGAGTTATGTTTGTGGCGGCCTTGGCCAGCAATGCCCAAAGAAGCCACTATTCTAATTATGGCCCTGATATTTCGGTTACAGCTCCTTCCAGTAACATCCATAAATATTACCGCATGTCTGTCCCTGGGCTTGGAATCACCACCACATCTGGCGATTCTAGTTTAATTGACAATGAGTTTGGTGGAACTTCCAGTGCCACCCCATTGGTGGCCGGAATAGCAGGATTAGTCATCTCTGCCAACCCAAACCTATCTGCTTATGAGGTGATATCCATATTACAGAGAACTGCTTCCAAGGACCTTAACATGTCAGCCTATTCCCGCACACCGCCAGCGAGTTATGATCCAGACACTTCTTGGGATATCTCCCCGGTATCTCCATTTCACCAAGGTGATTTTACAGATCAGGGATATGCTGACGGAACTTGGAGCCCTTGGTTTGGCTTTGGGAAAGTAGATGCAGAAGCGGCTGTTGTTGCGGCATTAGGGATACTACCTCCCACACCTTCCCCCCAAGAGGAAGAAGTCAATGTATCTTCCTCGCCTAACCTTGCCATACCTGATCGAGATGAGGCAGGAGTATTTGATGAAATTACCATCAATGAAGCAGGGACTGTAGGTAGTTTATCCGTGGAAATTGATATTAGCCACACCTATATAGGAGATTTAAAAATAGCACTATCCAGCCCAGATGGAACCACTATTCTACTTCATAATAGAAATGGCGGAGGAAGCAATGACCTGGAAGTAGCTTATGATGAGCAAAGTCTACCTGCATTGTTAGCTTTTAAAGGAAAAGAAATCAAGGGAAAATGGAAACTTCAAGTCACTGACCACGCCCTTCAAGACATTGGTACTGTCAACAGCTGGCAACTGCGAATCCAAAAATCAACATCTCAGCAAAACATAGAAGTATCAGAGTCACCTGGCATTAAAATCCCCGATAGTGATCCAATAGGAATATCTAGAGAATTAAATATTGATGAAACTGGTTTGATCCAAGAAATCGAGGTCAAACTGGATATTACACATACCTATATTGGTGACTTATTGGTTACTTTGATATCTCCCTCTAGCACTAAAATCATCTTACACAACAAAACAGGTGGTAGCAGCAATAACCTGATTAAGAACTTTTCAATGACCAACACCCCTATCCTTCAAAGTCTAAGTAATGAAAACGCCAAGGGAAAATGGAAGCTTCACGTAGCCGATACTTTTAGCAAGGATATAGGCAAACTCAATAGCTGGGCCTTAAGTATGAGCCTCAAATAA
- a CDS encoding lipopolysaccharide assembly protein LapB: MKHKKLLIIIVWLFLAENVISQTTIDSINRQAIIEEANGYRALGDYSAAISSLEKILEIYPDDAPTLLYKGDLLLQNKAYAQAVTVYESILPLNYELTTTRINLSYALFMSRKPKKALKMAYSAWKNDSTHINASINFFNALLWNQKTKEAESFLDLHESILQRDQSLVLKARLATSSGDYHSGLKLYDSLATTYDNKHYIMEYSDVLIGKKEFEKAKAVMQNNGDLFNEKEKVAFQNKAAQSEKQMLGTSFVYFKDIGKNIRTENAIWWKQSSDHKYRFGAKIGTGSVTSAEGKKTTVKFAHLNIEERWNLAWSGQTEIHIQQVNSSDNNKYNGITGRQTIKFQPNDRKMVGFFYDSEILNFTAELLDKDIRSHNIGYVTHFMLSGKTGIYSQGSYGLLNDENQKMQFFASIYHLLRTAPTLKVGLNGSSLHFKENKNPYYFAPDQYLSGEIFADFSTSLPQVSKTYLSAQGAVGSQNIEGEGWDAAYRFQVEVGYRFQTIETSLNYQTSNVASSTGTGYQFNWFTFKAAYRW, from the coding sequence ATGAAACATAAAAAACTATTGATCATTATTGTGTGGCTTTTTCTTGCTGAAAACGTTATTTCTCAAACCACAATCGACTCTATTAACAGACAGGCGATTATTGAGGAGGCCAATGGATATAGAGCGCTAGGAGACTATAGTGCCGCAATTAGCTCATTAGAGAAAATCCTGGAAATTTATCCAGATGATGCTCCTACACTCCTTTATAAAGGAGACCTTCTTTTGCAAAATAAAGCTTATGCACAAGCCGTAACCGTATATGAATCTATTCTTCCTCTAAATTATGAACTCACTACAACCCGAATAAACTTGTCTTATGCCCTATTTATGAGTCGCAAACCTAAAAAGGCTTTAAAAATGGCCTATTCAGCTTGGAAGAATGACTCTACGCACATAAATGCCTCAATTAACTTTTTTAATGCTCTGTTGTGGAACCAAAAGACCAAGGAGGCGGAAAGCTTTCTTGATTTGCATGAGTCTATTTTGCAAAGAGACCAAAGCCTTGTTTTGAAAGCTCGTCTGGCCACTTCAAGTGGAGACTATCATTCTGGTTTGAAACTTTATGATAGTTTGGCTACAACCTATGATAACAAACATTATATCATGGAGTATTCAGATGTCCTCATAGGTAAAAAGGAATTTGAAAAGGCAAAAGCAGTTATGCAAAACAATGGAGATTTATTCAATGAAAAGGAAAAGGTTGCATTTCAAAACAAGGCTGCACAAAGTGAAAAGCAAATGCTGGGTACAAGTTTTGTCTATTTTAAGGATATTGGTAAAAACATAAGAACAGAAAATGCCATTTGGTGGAAACAAAGCAGCGACCACAAATACCGTTTTGGGGCTAAGATAGGTACTGGCTCAGTAACTTCCGCGGAAGGAAAAAAAACCACAGTAAAGTTTGCCCACCTCAATATTGAAGAGCGGTGGAACTTGGCATGGTCAGGGCAAACAGAGATCCATATCCAACAAGTTAATTCATCGGACAATAATAAATACAATGGTATTACAGGCCGCCAAACGATTAAATTCCAACCTAATGACCGGAAAATGGTCGGATTTTTCTATGATTCTGAAATTTTGAACTTTACCGCCGAACTTTTAGATAAGGACATCAGAAGTCATAACATAGGCTATGTCACCCACTTTATGCTCAGTGGAAAAACTGGCATTTATTCACAAGGAAGCTATGGTTTGCTAAATGATGAAAATCAAAAAATGCAGTTTTTTGCTTCAATTTATCATTTACTGAGAACTGCGCCTACTTTAAAAGTTGGCTTAAATGGCTCTTCTCTCCATTTTAAAGAAAATAAAAACCCTTACTACTTTGCTCCTGACCAGTACTTAAGCGGTGAGATTTTTGCTGATTTCAGCACTTCACTGCCTCAAGTTAGTAAAACATACCTGTCTGCTCAAGGAGCAGTAGGTTCTCAAAATATTGAAGGAGAAGGCTGGGATGCCGCATATCGATTTCAAGTGGAAGTCGGTTATCGGTTTCAAACAATCGAGACCTCTCTTAATTATCAAACCAGTAATGTGGCCAGCAGTACAGGTACCGGTTATCAATTCAACTGGTTCACGTTCAAAGCTGCCTACCGATGGTAA
- a CDS encoding heme NO-binding domain-containing protein: MYGIVNKAIEDLLLTQYGEEKWEIIKEKCNLEIDFFLLNEIYDDKITFTLIQSASEVTGKPSCELLKELGIWWIVKLSQERYGSLMSTGGQNFREFLTNLPDFHTRVMMIYPKIQAPEFSITSIAKTNIQIHYKSRRAGLVDFVHGILDGLAQLFKSKVFIKVTPDPFYPERSALFDIVWA, from the coding sequence ATGTACGGAATAGTTAATAAAGCAATTGAAGACTTACTCTTAACCCAATACGGTGAAGAGAAATGGGAGATTATCAAGGAAAAGTGCAATCTGGAGATTGATTTTTTTCTTCTTAATGAGATTTATGATGACAAAATAACATTTACTTTAATTCAATCAGCTTCTGAGGTTACCGGTAAACCTTCCTGCGAACTTTTGAAAGAACTTGGTATTTGGTGGATCGTTAAATTATCTCAAGAAAGGTACGGGTCCCTCATGTCAACAGGTGGACAGAATTTTCGTGAATTTCTGACCAATTTACCAGACTTCCACACAAGGGTCATGATGATTTATCCTAAAATCCAAGCACCTGAATTTTCAATTACTTCAATTGCTAAAACCAACATTCAAATTCATTACAAATCAAGACGAGCCGGCCTTGTAGATTTTGTACATGGTATTTTGGACGGATTAGCACAATTGTTTAAAAGTAAAGTATTCATTAAAGTCACTCCTGACCCCTTTTACCCTGAGCGATCAGCCTTGTTTGATATAGTATGGGCTTAG
- a CDS encoding response regulator codes for MKELLEKTIFIVDDDPFWQSVLLQVLQDMGFQNISLFNSGKECINNLHLNPSLVFLDYQMGDTNGLETLPKIKNHNAKTNVIFCTSLEDLNVAISAMESGSHEYLLKSRASKTEVSRILTSLN; via the coding sequence ATGAAAGAACTTTTAGAAAAAACCATTTTCATCGTCGATGATGATCCATTCTGGCAATCTGTGCTTTTGCAAGTTCTACAGGATATGGGCTTTCAAAATATCAGCCTTTTTAACAGTGGAAAAGAATGTATAAATAATCTCCACCTAAATCCGTCTTTGGTGTTTTTAGACTATCAAATGGGAGATACCAATGGTTTGGAAACTCTTCCTAAAATCAAAAATCACAATGCCAAGACCAATGTGATTTTCTGTACATCTTTGGAGGATCTCAATGTAGCCATAAGTGCCATGGAGTCAGGATCTCATGAATACCTTCTCAAGAGCAGAGCTAGTAAAACCGAAGTATCCCGGATTCTAACATCTCTGAACTAA
- a CDS encoding PAS domain S-box protein, translated as MIAFNSKQFDNIFPFYILIEKDLTISSMGKSLKKLYPEMLHHSFTDKFQLKNPVKTCTLFSEFSELTNQLIILTNLDDRLFDLRGQFEVLSSTHQLLFMGSPWFKSIEELTEKSLNLYDFASHDPLFDLLHSLKNQEIITQDLKQVLKTVSQQKNELKKADKEIKETALFPMQNPDPLLRIDLSGKILLANPQATRLNSYFYKDRVYAHTEFWRTISVELKLNDEKQYFEVEADEKTYSFIVIPIASNQYFNIYGRDITEERINEKQIKLLSKVASSNKNGVLFTKPDGTIYWTNQGYSDLCGYASTDLLGKTPLEIGFGPSTNRLKVKQMVDAFKKGKSFDIELIHYKSNGDFFWARALGQPVHDQSGQLSQYFTMIEDISEEKAKAQELLDTKNKLKSIFEEMSDVVWSHNIKGKELTFITPSVKKLFQMDSTSIKDYDWWKKHIFKEDIEVLKKIKWSLMHKGNFTEKYRIVTKKGSIKWVSHNGKTINDAEDKPVRTDHIIRDITASVDADLALKKEVELQNILIDISSKYINIELEQVDEAIQNSLGVLGEFVQADRAYIFDYDFNKETTSNTFEWCREGISPEIKNLQKIPLSFFPQWVEKHAKGEPFYVPDVKHLPQEGPNCLREILEQQDIKSLITLPMIRNHKLLGFVGFDAVRTKHQFEEKERKLLFLFTQMILNITERKTSEKHLKRQEEKYRNIITNMNLGILEVAPNEEILYANKRFCDMSGYSLDELHGGKATDLLLESDGHKLLLEKQGLRKQGISDNFEISVKNKAGEKKWWFVSGSPNYNDEGELIGSLGIHLDITSQKSLEQELIQAKEDAEASTRAKELFLANMSHEIRTPMNAITGMINQLRKTVLDSDQTFYLNTINSAADNLLIIINDILDLSKIEAGKLSLEEIGFELESVLTRVMQVMSHKAEEKGLKFTNTIFDSDISNVLIGDPYRLNQILLNLISNAIKFTEKGGVDISCMLVEELESFQQIKIRVTDSGIGMEKEFVQNLFNKFNQEDTSITRKFGGTGLGMSICKELIELMHGKIFVSSTKDKGTTVEIELPLAKGSQEDLPKISASSIDTKVLKDKLILVTDDNDMNRLVASTILRNYGAKILEADNGIKAVDQVDKHPVDLILMDVQMPMLDGIQATQILRKKGINDTPIIALTAFALKGDDVKFLSQGMNDYLAKPFDEHQLLEIVSKWLKTKPNNKVANLSFNSSEIPHQQTKLFDLTKLKALSPGNKEFQQKMIDLFKTLSMTSINEIKEAFDKDDIEQVKKIAHRMKPSVSSMGIVAIQQEIKNLEEGKLTHEDMKSSILKIDKIILEVNEDLKNIQL; from the coding sequence ATGATAGCATTTAATTCAAAACAATTCGATAACATCTTTCCTTTTTATATTCTTATAGAAAAGGATTTAACCATAAGCTCTATGGGCAAAAGCTTGAAAAAACTTTACCCTGAGATGCTACACCATTCTTTTACTGACAAATTTCAGTTAAAAAACCCCGTTAAAACCTGTACTCTCTTTTCAGAGTTTTCTGAACTTACTAACCAGCTGATTATCCTAACTAATTTGGATGACCGACTATTTGACTTAAGAGGTCAGTTTGAAGTGCTTTCTTCAACTCATCAATTACTCTTTATGGGTTCACCTTGGTTTAAATCCATAGAAGAACTAACAGAAAAGTCATTAAACCTCTACGATTTTGCCAGTCATGATCCTTTATTTGATTTACTACACTCTTTAAAAAATCAAGAAATTATTACGCAAGATCTCAAACAGGTCCTCAAAACAGTCAGTCAACAAAAAAATGAATTAAAGAAAGCTGATAAGGAAATTAAGGAAACCGCTTTGTTTCCAATGCAAAACCCAGACCCACTGCTAAGAATTGATCTTAGTGGAAAAATTCTTTTAGCCAACCCACAAGCAACTCGACTTAACTCATACTTTTATAAAGATAGAGTTTATGCCCATACTGAGTTTTGGAGGACTATTTCTGTTGAGCTAAAATTAAATGATGAAAAGCAGTACTTTGAAGTCGAAGCGGATGAGAAAACCTATTCTTTCATCGTAATTCCCATAGCTAGCAACCAGTATTTCAATATATATGGTAGGGATATAACAGAAGAAAGAATCAATGAAAAGCAAATTAAGCTGCTCTCAAAGGTAGCCAGTTCCAATAAAAATGGAGTATTATTTACAAAACCAGATGGAACAATTTACTGGACAAACCAAGGTTACAGTGATTTATGCGGCTATGCTTCCACCGATCTATTAGGCAAAACCCCACTTGAAATCGGTTTCGGCCCATCAACTAATCGACTTAAAGTCAAGCAAATGGTTGATGCATTCAAGAAGGGAAAAAGCTTTGATATTGAGCTTATACATTACAAAAGCAATGGTGATTTTTTTTGGGCGAGAGCATTAGGGCAACCTGTCCATGACCAGTCAGGTCAGCTAAGTCAATATTTCACTATGATTGAGGATATATCAGAGGAAAAAGCTAAAGCCCAGGAATTATTGGACACAAAAAATAAACTTAAAAGTATTTTTGAGGAAATGTCCGATGTAGTTTGGTCACATAATATAAAAGGCAAGGAATTAACATTTATAACCCCTTCAGTAAAAAAACTATTCCAAATGGACTCCACTTCCATAAAAGATTATGACTGGTGGAAAAAACACATTTTTAAAGAAGACATTGAAGTGCTTAAGAAGATCAAATGGTCTTTAATGCATAAGGGAAACTTCACGGAAAAATATAGAATAGTCACGAAAAAAGGAAGTATAAAATGGGTCTCACACAATGGAAAAACCATCAATGATGCGGAAGACAAACCTGTAAGAACTGACCATATCATTCGAGACATTACCGCATCTGTGGATGCTGACCTTGCCCTCAAAAAAGAGGTAGAACTCCAGAACATCTTGATAGACATTTCTTCAAAATACATCAATATTGAACTTGAACAAGTAGATGAAGCCATCCAAAATTCATTGGGAGTTTTGGGGGAATTTGTACAAGCCGACCGGGCCTACATTTTTGATTATGACTTTAATAAAGAAACAACCTCTAATACTTTTGAATGGTGCCGTGAAGGAATTAGTCCTGAAATCAAGAACCTCCAAAAAATACCTCTCTCATTTTTCCCCCAGTGGGTAGAAAAACATGCAAAGGGAGAACCTTTCTACGTTCCTGATGTGAAACATTTACCTCAAGAAGGCCCCAATTGCCTGAGAGAAATTTTAGAGCAGCAGGACATAAAAAGCTTAATTACCCTACCCATGATCAGAAACCATAAATTATTGGGGTTTGTAGGCTTTGATGCAGTTAGAACAAAGCATCAATTTGAAGAAAAGGAAAGAAAATTACTCTTTCTCTTTACTCAAATGATCCTAAATATTACAGAAAGAAAGACTTCTGAAAAACATTTAAAAAGACAGGAAGAAAAATATCGGAATATTATTACCAACATGAATTTGGGCATTCTTGAGGTAGCTCCAAATGAGGAAATTCTCTATGCTAATAAGCGATTTTGCGACATGTCGGGCTATTCATTAGATGAATTACATGGCGGAAAAGCTACGGATTTGCTTTTGGAGTCAGATGGTCACAAATTGCTCCTAGAAAAGCAAGGCCTGAGAAAGCAAGGCATCTCTGACAATTTTGAAATATCTGTGAAAAATAAAGCAGGTGAAAAAAAATGGTGGTTCGTAAGTGGTTCTCCTAATTATAATGATGAAGGAGAATTAATTGGATCACTGGGAATTCACCTGGACATTACCTCGCAGAAAAGCTTGGAACAAGAGCTTATTCAAGCTAAAGAAGATGCTGAAGCATCCACCAGAGCCAAAGAGTTGTTTTTGGCAAATATGAGTCACGAGATCCGTACCCCAATGAATGCAATTACGGGAATGATCAATCAATTGCGCAAAACAGTTTTAGATTCAGATCAAACCTTTTATCTTAACACTATTAACTCAGCTGCGGATAATTTGCTCATCATCATAAATGATATATTGGACCTTTCTAAAATAGAAGCAGGGAAGCTTTCTTTGGAAGAAATCGGTTTCGAATTGGAAAGTGTGCTCACGCGGGTAATGCAGGTAATGTCTCATAAAGCGGAAGAAAAAGGGCTCAAATTTACCAATACCATCTTTGACTCGGATATTTCCAATGTCCTTATCGGTGATCCTTACAGACTAAACCAAATCCTCTTAAACCTTATTTCAAATGCTATTAAGTTTACCGAAAAAGGTGGAGTGGATATCAGTTGCATGTTAGTTGAGGAACTAGAAAGCTTCCAACAAATAAAAATCCGAGTGACCGACTCCGGCATAGGTATGGAAAAAGAATTTGTACAGAATCTTTTTAACAAATTCAATCAAGAAGATACATCTATCACACGAAAATTCGGAGGCACAGGCTTGGGTATGAGTATTTGTAAGGAACTTATCGAGCTAATGCACGGCAAAATTTTTGTAAGTAGCACCAAAGACAAAGGAACAACAGTTGAAATCGAACTTCCCCTAGCAAAGGGAAGCCAAGAAGACTTACCTAAAATAAGTGCAAGCTCAATTGACACCAAGGTACTGAAGGATAAGTTGATTTTGGTTACTGATGATAACGATATGAATCGGCTGGTAGCTTCTACCATTTTAAGAAATTATGGTGCTAAAATCCTGGAAGCAGACAATGGTATCAAGGCTGTTGACCAAGTGGACAAACACCCGGTGGACTTGATATTGATGGATGTACAAATGCCCATGCTCGATGGAATTCAAGCTACTCAAATATTAAGAAAAAAAGGTATTAATGATACCCCAATCATTGCCTTGACTGCTTTTGCGCTAAAAGGGGATGATGTTAAATTCCTTAGCCAAGGAATGAATGATTACTTGGCCAAGCCCTTTGATGAGCACCAATTATTGGAAATCGTCTCTAAATGGCTCAAAACAAAACCCAATAACAAAGTTGCCAATTTGTCATTTAATTCAAGTGAGATTCCCCATCAACAAACCAAACTTTTCGACCTGACCAAGCTCAAGGCATTATCTCCAGGGAACAAGGAATTTCAACAAAAAATGATCGATTTATTTAAAACGCTTTCCATGACTTCAATTAATGAAATCAAGGAGGCATTCGACAAAGACGACATAGAACAGGTCAAAAAAATAGCTCATAGAATGAAGCCATCGGTATCTAGCATGGGCATCGTTGCCATTCAACAAGAAATCAAAAACTTGGAAGAAGGTAAACTCACCCATGAAGATATGAAGTCATCAATCCTTAAAATTGATAAAATCATTCTTGAGGTTAATGAGGACTTAAAAAATATCCAACTCTAA
- a CDS encoding BlaI/MecI/CopY family transcriptional regulator: protein MEEINSNEELIMRILWKLEKGLVRDILAKMDEPKPPYTTVSSIVRLLEKKGYIGHKAYGKTHEYFPLISQSAYKKYRFNKMVNHFFEGSASNVLSFMVKEKKLSEKEVDDLKSLIDSYDKEK, encoded by the coding sequence ATGGAAGAAATAAACAGCAACGAAGAATTAATCATGCGCATTCTCTGGAAATTAGAGAAAGGCTTGGTACGGGACATTCTAGCAAAGATGGATGAACCTAAACCGCCATATACTACAGTATCTTCAATAGTCCGTTTATTGGAGAAAAAAGGCTATATAGGTCACAAAGCATATGGCAAAACCCATGAATACTTTCCGTTAATTTCCCAGTCAGCCTATAAAAAATACCGCTTTAACAAAATGGTCAACCACTTTTTTGAAGGGTCAGCCAGTAATGTGCTTTCATTTATGGTGAAAGAAAAAAAGCTAAGCGAGAAAGAAGTTGATGACCTCAAGAGTTTAATTGATAGTTACGATAAGGAAAAGTAA
- a CDS encoding sigma-54 dependent transcriptional regulator, with amino-acid sequence MKASGFKIFIVEDDPWYGQILEYHLGLNPDYEVRKFETGKDLLSHLHLKPDLITLDFSLPDMKGDDLYRKIRNASPELPVIVISSQEDIAVAVKLLKMGVSDYLLKDDATKDLLWNSIIRIRENQSLKEEVESLKEELGQKFTFQNSIIGNSASLQKVFTLIEKAIKTNINVSITGETGTGKEVVAKAIHYNSKRKKKNFVAVNMAAIPKELIESELFGHEKGAFTGALTRKIGKFEEAEGGTIFLDEIAELDLNNQSKLLRVLQEREVTRVGGNEKVKLDVRIIVATHQNLAEKVKNNEFREDLFYRVMGLPISLPPLRERENDVLILAKFFIDAFTKDNQIPSIGMSKGAKEKLLKYQYPGNVRELKAIIELAIVMSNEEEIKAEDISFNNIAKEDMFLVEQKSLKEHTRDIIKYYLEKNNNDVMSTAKQLDIGKSTIYKMLQEGDL; translated from the coding sequence ATGAAAGCTAGCGGTTTTAAAATTTTTATAGTAGAAGATGACCCATGGTACGGACAAATTTTGGAATACCATTTAGGATTGAATCCTGACTACGAGGTCAGAAAATTCGAAACAGGAAAGGACCTTCTTAGTCATTTGCACTTAAAGCCTGACTTGATCACTCTAGACTTTTCTCTTCCTGATATGAAAGGAGATGATTTGTATAGAAAAATTCGAAATGCTTCTCCAGAACTTCCAGTTATTGTCATCAGTTCACAAGAAGACATTGCAGTAGCAGTCAAACTCTTGAAAATGGGAGTAAGTGATTATTTACTTAAAGATGATGCTACCAAAGATTTACTATGGAACAGCATTATAAGGATAAGAGAAAATCAAAGTTTAAAAGAAGAAGTTGAAAGCTTAAAAGAAGAGTTAGGCCAAAAATTTACTTTTCAGAATTCAATAATTGGCAATAGCGCATCTCTACAAAAAGTCTTTACGCTGATCGAAAAAGCAATTAAAACCAACATTAATGTTTCGATCACAGGCGAAACAGGAACCGGAAAAGAAGTTGTCGCCAAAGCAATACATTATAATAGTAAAAGGAAGAAAAAGAACTTCGTAGCAGTTAACATGGCTGCTATCCCTAAAGAGCTCATTGAAAGTGAGCTCTTTGGCCATGAAAAAGGAGCTTTCACAGGAGCGCTTACTCGAAAAATCGGAAAATTTGAAGAAGCCGAGGGAGGAACTATCTTTCTGGACGAGATCGCTGAGCTTGATCTCAACAATCAAAGCAAATTATTGAGAGTACTTCAAGAGCGGGAAGTGACCCGGGTCGGGGGCAATGAAAAAGTCAAACTTGATGTAAGAATCATCGTGGCCACCCACCAAAACTTAGCAGAAAAGGTCAAAAACAATGAATTTCGTGAAGATTTGTTTTACAGGGTAATGGGCCTGCCCATATCTCTTCCCCCACTTAGAGAGAGAGAGAATGATGTCTTAATCTTAGCTAAATTTTTTATTGATGCCTTCACCAAGGACAATCAAATACCTTCAATTGGCATGAGTAAAGGAGCCAAAGAAAAACTATTAAAATATCAATACCCAGGTAATGTCAGGGAACTTAAAGCCATTATAGAATTGGCCATAGTCATGTCCAATGAAGAAGAGATTAAAGCTGAAGATATTTCTTTTAATAATATTGCCAAAGAGGATATGTTTTTGGTGGAACAAAAATCCCTGAAAGAACACACTCGGGATATTATCAAATACTACTTAGAAAAGAACAACAATGATGTCATGAGTACTGCCAAACAATTGGACATTGGCAAAAGCACAATTTATAAAATGCTTCAAGAGGGCGATCTATAA